The Candidatus Bathyarchaeota archaeon genome includes a region encoding these proteins:
- a CDS encoding transcriptional repressor — translation MNKKLDNNLQSRNIKPTAMRELVLQVLTEQKTAISLPELEQKFEKADKATLYRTLKTFQENKLIHAIEDGSGSVKYALCQEACECQPDDLHVHFLCTNCNQTFCLNDIPVPTINLPSSFSLGSVNMVVKGICSNCKKKLCNPVA, via the coding sequence GTGAATAAAAAACTTGATAATAATCTCCAATCCCGCAATATCAAACCAACCGCCATGCGCGAATTGGTTTTACAGGTTTTGACCGAACAAAAAACAGCCATCAGCTTGCCCGAGTTAGAACAAAAATTTGAAAAAGCCGATAAAGCAACTCTGTATCGAACACTAAAAACATTTCAGGAGAATAAACTGATTCATGCGATTGAGGATGGTTCGGGCTCTGTAAAATATGCCCTGTGCCAGGAAGCTTGCGAGTGCCAACCCGATGACCTGCATGTTCATTTTCTTTGCACAAATTGCAATCAAACTTTTTGTTTAAACGATATTCCTGTTCCAACAATAAACCTCCCCAGTAGCTTTTCCCTCGGAAGCGTAAATATGGTAGTAAAAGGAATTTGTTCAAATTGCAAAAAAAAACTTTGCAACCCGGTTGCATGA